One genomic region from Thermoleptolyngbya sichuanensis A183 encodes:
- the fabD gene encoding ACP S-malonyltransferase — MTKTAWVFPGQGSQAVGMGADLFDLPAAQQRFEQAAEILGWSVPKICQSEDDKVSKTLYTQPCLYTVESILADLLLERGLQPALVAGHSLGEYVALYAAQVFDFESGLRLVKRRAELMDSASEGMMAALLGFDRAQLEAAIAQTPDVVLANDNNDGQVVISGTPSAVESIMSGVKCKRAVKLNVSGAFHSPLMAEAAAEFRTVLDSVAFQTAQVPVLSNVDPTPATDAAVLRDRLDRQMTGSVRWREISLQLSQAGIERVIEVGPGKVLTGIIKRTCPDVALENVGAIADIERVAV, encoded by the coding sequence ATGACAAAGACAGCGTGGGTCTTTCCTGGGCAAGGGTCGCAGGCAGTTGGCATGGGGGCTGACCTATTTGACCTGCCCGCTGCTCAGCAGCGGTTTGAGCAGGCGGCGGAGATTTTGGGCTGGTCGGTGCCAAAGATTTGCCAGAGCGAAGACGACAAGGTATCCAAAACGCTCTACACCCAGCCCTGCCTCTACACCGTCGAGAGCATCCTGGCAGATTTGCTGCTGGAAAGGGGGCTACAACCTGCGCTGGTAGCGGGTCATAGCTTGGGTGAATATGTGGCACTGTACGCGGCGCAGGTGTTTGATTTTGAGTCGGGCCTGCGGCTGGTGAAGCGCCGGGCTGAGCTAATGGATAGCGCGTCCGAAGGGATGATGGCGGCGCTGCTGGGGTTTGACCGGGCGCAGCTCGAAGCGGCGATCGCCCAAACGCCGGATGTCGTGCTGGCAAACGACAACAACGACGGTCAGGTGGTCATTTCGGGAACGCCGAGCGCCGTGGAATCCATCATGTCTGGGGTCAAGTGCAAGCGGGCCGTCAAGCTCAACGTCAGCGGCGCATTCCACTCGCCCCTGATGGCGGAGGCGGCAGCAGAATTTCGCACGGTGCTGGATAGCGTGGCGTTTCAGACGGCTCAAGTCCCCGTCTTGTCGAACGTAGACCCCACGCCCGCCACCGATGCTGCTGTGCTAAGAGACCGCCTCGATCGGCAGATGACGGGTTCCGTCCGCTGGCGCGAAATCTCCCTCCAGCTTTCCCAGGCAGGCATCGAGCGGGTTATCGAAGTGGGCCCTGGTAAGGTGCTGACGGGTATTATCAAGCGCACCTGCCCGGACGTAGCGCTGGAAAACGTGGGGGCGATCGCCGACATCGAGCGCGTGGCCGTGTGA
- a CDS encoding lysophospholipid acyltransferase family protein: MRDREPPVSLALYHLFKWSVVAPMLRFYFRGRVYGLENVPQRGPLIVVANHASDFDPPLLSCCVRRPVSYMAKEELFRVPVLKQAIALYGAYPVKRGSADRSAIRAALHQLEQGWAVGIFLSGTRTPDGRIPDAKLGAAMIASKVQAPLLPVSLWGTEAILPKGSRFPRPVPITVRIGQPIQPPAGDRAALEQVTQRCVETIHAMHDLGR; encoded by the coding sequence ATGCGCGATCGCGAACCCCCGGTCAGCCTTGCCCTCTACCACCTGTTCAAATGGTCGGTGGTGGCACCGATGCTGCGGTTTTACTTTCGCGGGCGGGTCTATGGACTGGAAAACGTCCCCCAGCGCGGGCCGCTGATTGTGGTGGCAAACCATGCCAGCGACTTTGATCCGCCGCTGCTGTCGTGCTGTGTGCGGCGGCCCGTGTCCTACATGGCCAAGGAAGAACTGTTTCGCGTGCCCGTGCTAAAGCAGGCGATCGCCCTCTATGGAGCCTATCCAGTAAAGCGGGGTTCGGCGGATCGCAGCGCCATTCGAGCGGCCCTGCATCAGCTTGAGCAGGGCTGGGCGGTGGGAATTTTCCTCTCTGGCACGCGCACCCCCGACGGCCGCATTCCCGACGCCAAGCTGGGTGCGGCGATGATTGCGTCTAAGGTGCAAGCTCCCCTGCTACCCGTTAGCCTCTGGGGTACAGAGGCAATTCTCCCCAAGGGCAGTCGATTTCCCCGCCCAGTACCCATTACAGTGCGAATAGGACAGCCCATTCAGCCGCCAGCGGGCGATCGCGCTGCCCTAGAGCAGGTCACGCAGCGCTGTGTAGAAACAATTCATGCAATGCACGACCTGGGGCGGTAA
- a CDS encoding DUF2288 domain-containing protein: protein MQDLRAELAGTMGEAEWDWLMPHAERNALVLVATGLDLLDVGVAIASDHTTTVQRWIDEGLIQKPSPEQIKTWNSSRNKRFNALILQPYVLVQDVLA from the coding sequence ATGCAGGATTTGCGGGCAGAGCTGGCGGGCACGATGGGCGAGGCAGAGTGGGACTGGCTCATGCCCCATGCGGAGCGGAATGCGCTAGTGCTGGTGGCCACAGGTCTGGATTTGCTGGATGTGGGCGTGGCGATCGCCTCGGATCACACCACAACGGTGCAACGATGGATTGACGAAGGACTGATCCAAAAACCCAGCCCTGAGCAAATCAAAACCTGGAACAGCAGTCGCAACAAGCGATTCAACGCGCTGATTTTGCAGCCCTACGTACTGGTGCAAGACGTGTTGGCGTAG
- a CDS encoding YdcF family protein codes for MSSIFPTTRRRQRQFGLAKLLGFALVLGLGYIALKEVRTLLREPEAVLVLGGSTAREQFAAEFARKHPDLPVWISSGSNPEYAEWVFREAGIERDRLRLDYRAVDTLTNFTTLVDEFKAQGISSIYLITSDYHMRRARVIGKIVLGSRGIEFKPVEVPSTQPAETTDKVVRDAARAVLWVTTGHTGATLGRYFRD; via the coding sequence ATGTCTTCTATCTTTCCTACCACTCGTCGTCGCCAGCGGCAATTTGGGCTTGCCAAACTGCTGGGTTTTGCCCTGGTTTTGGGGCTGGGCTATATTGCGCTCAAGGAGGTCAGGACTTTGCTGCGAGAGCCAGAGGCGGTGCTGGTGTTGGGTGGGTCAACGGCGCGAGAGCAGTTTGCAGCAGAGTTTGCTCGAAAGCATCCCGATCTGCCCGTTTGGATTTCGTCGGGCAGCAATCCAGAATATGCGGAATGGGTGTTTAGGGAGGCAGGAATTGAGCGCGATCGCCTCCGGTTGGACTATCGAGCAGTGGATACCCTCACCAACTTCACAACGCTGGTAGATGAGTTTAAGGCCCAGGGGATCAGCAGCATTTACCTAATTACGTCTGACTACCATATGCGCCGCGCCCGGGTGATTGGCAAAATCGTCTTGGGCAGCCGGGGTATCGAGTTTAAGCCAGTGGAAGTGCCTTCGACGCAGCCTGCCGAAACGACTGATAAGGTGGTGCGAGATGCCGCCAGAGCCGTGCTGTGGGTGACGACGGGGCACACGGGCGCGACGCTAGGCCGCTACTTTCGAGACTAG
- a CDS encoding bifunctional heptose 7-phosphate kinase/heptose 1-phosphate adenyltransferase produces MVEAAFLEHLRAIAPRLNALMDRFTEARVMVAGDLTLDEFLTGQVERLSREAPVLILRHEETRQIPGGGANAVYNLAKLGAQVKAVGLVGKDEQGAVLRRIFEAAGIDTGGILLDGDRPTVTKTRISGHARQSVTQQIVRVDRKSDAPADPDLQLALADYIRQHLNTVDAVVCSDYGDGVLSAPVIEAALQHSLCVVDTQIDLHRFAGATVFTPNLPEAEKAVGYGITGGDSRSAPSGNRLAQAGADLLRLTRAQHMLITRGEEGMSLFSQDGSQHHVPAFNRTDVFDVTGAGDTVVAALTLGLIVGATPVEAAILGNLAASIVVRQFGTATTSVAEMKAALRSLVEASK; encoded by the coding sequence ATGGTAGAGGCAGCGTTTCTGGAACACCTGCGGGCGATCGCCCCCCGACTGAACGCGCTAATGGATCGGTTTACCGAGGCGCGGGTCATGGTAGCGGGTGACCTGACGCTAGACGAGTTTCTGACGGGGCAGGTGGAGCGGCTGTCGCGGGAGGCTCCGGTGCTGATCCTGCGGCACGAGGAGACGCGGCAAATTCCCGGCGGCGGCGCAAACGCGGTCTATAACCTGGCGAAACTGGGGGCGCAGGTCAAGGCCGTCGGGTTGGTGGGCAAAGACGAGCAGGGTGCAGTGCTGCGGCGCATTTTCGAGGCGGCAGGCATCGACACAGGCGGCATTTTGCTGGACGGCGATCGCCCCACGGTCACCAAAACGCGCATTTCCGGCCATGCTCGTCAGTCTGTGACGCAGCAGATCGTGCGGGTCGATCGCAAGTCCGACGCGCCCGCTGATCCAGACTTGCAGTTGGCGCTGGCGGACTATATTCGGCAGCACCTCAATACCGTAGACGCGGTGGTCTGTTCGGACTATGGCGACGGCGTGCTGAGTGCCCCGGTGATCGAGGCCGCCTTGCAGCATTCTCTCTGTGTCGTGGATACCCAGATCGACCTGCATCGCTTTGCTGGAGCCACGGTTTTCACGCCCAATCTGCCGGAAGCAGAGAAAGCCGTGGGCTATGGAATTACAGGGGGCGATTCGCGAAGCGCTCCTTCCGGGAATCGCCTTGCCCAGGCAGGAGCCGACCTGCTGCGTCTGACCCGCGCCCAGCACATGCTGATTACTCGCGGCGAGGAGGGCATGAGCCTGTTTAGCCAGGACGGTTCCCAGCACCACGTTCCTGCGTTTAACCGGACGGACGTGTTTGACGTGACAGGCGCGGGGGATACCGTGGTGGCGGCGCTGACGCTCGGGCTAATCGTCGGCGCAACACCCGTAGAAGCGGCGATCCTGGGCAACTTGGCCGCCAGCATTGTCGTCCGTCAATTTGGTACAGCTACGACCAGCGTGGCGGAAATGAAAGCTGCCCTCCGGAGCCTGGTGGAAGCCAGCAAGTAA